A stretch of the Neofelis nebulosa isolate mNeoNeb1 chromosome 1, mNeoNeb1.pri, whole genome shotgun sequence genome encodes the following:
- the HSPA9 gene encoding stress-70 protein, mitochondrial has product MISASRAAAARLVGAAVSRGPTAARHKDGWNGLSHEAFRIVSRRDYASEAIKGAVVGIDLGTTNSCVAVMEGKQAKVLENAEGARTTPSVVAFTADGERLVGMPAKRQAVTNPNNTFYATKRLIGRRYDDPEVQKDIKNVPFKIVRASNGDAWVEAHGKLYSPSQIGAFVLMKMKETAENYLGHTAKNAVITVPAYFNDSQRQATKDAGQISGLNVLRVINEPTAAALAYGLDKSEDKIIAVYDLGGGTFDISILEIQKGVFEVKSTNGDTFLGGEDFDQALLRHIVREFKRETGVDLTKDNMALQRVREAAEKAKCELSSSVQTDINLPYLTMDASGPKHLNMKLTRAQFEGIVMDLIKRTIAPCQKAMQDAEVSKSDIGEVILVGGMTRMPKVQQTVQDLFGRAPSKAVNPDEAVAIGAAIQGGVLAGDVTDVLLLDVTPLSLGIETLGGVFTKLINRNTTIPTKKSQVFSTAADGQTQVEIKVCQGEREMAGDNKLLGQFTLIGIPPAPRGVPQIEVTFDIDANGIVHVSAKDKGTGREQQIVIQSSGGLSKDDIENMVKNAEKYAEEDRRKKERVEAVNMAEGIIHDTETKMEEFKDQLPADECNKLKEEISKMRELLARKDSETGENIRQAASSLQQASLKLFEMAYKKMASEREGSGSSGTGEQKEDQKEEKQ; this is encoded by the exons ATCAGAAGCAATCAAGGGAGCAGTTGTTGGTATTGATTTGGGCACTACCAACTCTTGTGTGGCAGTTATGGAAGGTAAACAAGCAAAG GTGCTAGAGAATGCTGAAGGTGCCAGAACCACCCCTTCAGTTGTGGCCTTTACAGCAGATGGTGAGCGACTTGTTGGCATGCCAGCCAAGCGACAGGCTGTCACCAACCCAAACAACACATTCTATGCCACCAAGCGTCTCATTGGCCGGCGATATGATGACCCTGAAGTACAGAAAGACAT TAAAAATGTGCCCTTTAAAATTGTCCGTGCCTCCAATGGAGATGCCTGGGTCGAAGCTCATGGAAAACTCTATTCTCCAAGTCAGATTGGAGCATTTGTGTTGATGAAAATGAAAGAGACTGCAG aaaattacTTGGGGCATACAGCAAAAAATGCTGTGATCACAGTTCCAGCTTATTTCAATGACTCCCAGAGACAG gccACTAAAGATGCTGGCCAGATATCTGGACTAAACGTGCTTCGGGTAATTAATGAACCTACAGCTGCTGCTCTGGCTTATGGTCTAGACAAATCAGAAGATAAAAT AATTGCTGTATATGATTTAGGTGGTGGAACTTTTGATATTTCTATCCTGGAAATTCAGAAAGGAGTGTTTGAGGTGAAGTCTACCAATGGAGACACGTTCTTAGGTGGTGAAGACTTTGACCAGGCCTTGCTGCGACACATTGTGAGGGAGTTCAAGAGAGAG acGGGGGTTGATTTGACCAAAGACAACATGGCACTTCAGAGGGTTCGGGAAGCTGCTGAGAAGGCTAAGTGTGAACTCTCCTCATCTGTGCAG ACCGACATCAATTTGCCATATCTTACGATGGATGCTTCTGGACCCAAGCATTTGAATATGAAGCTGACCCGGGCTCAATTTGAAGGGATTGTTATGGATCTAATCAAGAGGACAATTGCCCCATGTCAGAAAGCCATGCAAGATGCAGAAGTCAGCAAGAGTGACATAGGAGAAGTGATTCTTGTTGGTGGCATGACTAGGATGCCCAAG GTTCAGCAGACTGTACAAGATCTCTTTGGCCGAGCCCCAAGCAAAGCAGTCAATCCTGATGAGGCTGTGGCCATTGGAGCTGCCATTCAGGGAGGTGTGTTAGCTGGTGATGTCACAGATGTGCTGCTCCTGGATGTCACTCCCCTGTCTCTGGGTATTGAGACTCTGGGAGGTGTTTTTACCAAACTTATCAACAGAAACACCACTATTCCAACCAAGAAAAGCCAG gtGTTTTCTACAGCTGCTGATGGTCAGACTCAAGTGGAGATTAAAGTGTGTCAGGGTGAGAGAGAGATGGCTGGAGACAACAAACTTCTTGGACAGTTTACTTTG aTTGGAATTCCCCCAGCCCCTCGTGGAGTCCCTCAGATTGAAGTTACATTTGACATTGATGCCAATGGGATTGTACATGTTTCAGCCAAAGATAAGGGCACAGGACGTGAGCAGCAGA TTGTGATCCAGTCTTCTGGTGGGTTAAGCAAAGATGATATTGAAAATAtggttaaaaatgcagaaaagtatGCTGAGGAAGACCGACGAAAGAAG GAACGAGTTGAAGCAGTTAATATGGCTGAAGGAATCATTCatgacacagaaacaaaaatggaagaattcaaGGACCAGTTGCCTGCTGATGAA tgcaaCAAGCTAAAAGAAGAGATTTCCAAAATGAGGGAACTTCTGGCTCGAAAAGACAGTGAAACGGGAGAAAACATAAGGCAGGCAGCATCTTCCCTTCAGCAAGCATCACTGAAGCTCTTCGAAATGGCATACAAAAAG ATGGCATCTGAGCGAGAAGGCTCTGGAAGTTCTGGCACTGGGGAACAAAAGGAAGATCAAAAGGAGGAGAAACAGTAA